One window from the genome of Paraconexibacter algicola encodes:
- a CDS encoding helix-turn-helix domain-containing protein, protein MGITVDLTDWMDAITERDPLSLLLADEDGTPSDRARCIAILESVREDAAQRADEVARGYIEIASAVLGHASFDEQTVEQANSFNPGADGHAVLIARERVWWAAMSVADADGSIARALRETYDGILNAYAPATTAMLLAGRRRPRGGMTSDELNVLMGYLTDGMTLRGRIDPLFGPEQQALVTGRLFDLLTEDDPDGLVDDEAEGSAAWLDRELAVRGVTVAGAAPQVLQLLRMAQLDDIALVRARLRCATVLRARELRGTAEGLAAWRLAALTVGVLDPAHEPLVADVASSPGAAGEPLDELARVRALLRLGRPAAAADAASGLAARWRDPSGAALATALAAQARLELDDPGAAQLLADEAVAAGGTAAALAHAVRAHLLHDRGEHEAATAAIELGRAAADAAGADHRPHVALDLAAGTVALATGQATAAADLGRTAGDRLARVLDTHPAGGPWRLLVARARVAEGDAPQARRLVSDTLLALGGAESPAVRTLALLVHARTEQGAAATATREEAAAIADRHGLARLARIARADGWTGAPAPAPATAPAATAAAPTVVDLAALGLSPRVAEVVALVAKGMRDAEIADALGIAVRTVNRHVATALKTTGARNRVALTRLVLGQD, encoded by the coding sequence ATGGGGATCACCGTGGACCTGACGGACTGGATGGACGCGATCACCGAGCGGGACCCGCTCTCGCTCCTGCTGGCCGACGAGGACGGCACCCCGTCCGATCGCGCCCGCTGCATCGCGATCCTCGAATCGGTGCGCGAGGACGCCGCCCAGCGCGCGGACGAGGTCGCGCGCGGCTACATCGAGATCGCCTCCGCCGTCCTGGGCCACGCCTCCTTCGACGAGCAGACCGTCGAGCAGGCCAACTCGTTCAACCCTGGCGCGGACGGCCACGCCGTCCTCATCGCGCGCGAGCGCGTCTGGTGGGCGGCGATGTCGGTCGCGGACGCCGACGGGTCGATCGCGCGCGCCCTGCGCGAGACCTACGACGGCATCCTCAACGCCTACGCGCCCGCGACCACCGCGATGCTCCTCGCCGGTCGGCGGCGGCCGCGCGGCGGCATGACGAGCGACGAGCTCAACGTGCTGATGGGCTACCTCACCGACGGGATGACGCTGCGCGGCCGCATCGACCCGCTGTTCGGGCCCGAGCAGCAGGCGCTCGTGACCGGGCGCCTCTTCGACCTGCTCACCGAGGACGACCCCGACGGCCTCGTCGACGACGAGGCCGAGGGCAGCGCCGCCTGGCTCGACCGGGAGCTCGCGGTCCGCGGCGTGACCGTGGCCGGCGCGGCCCCGCAGGTCCTGCAGCTCCTGCGCATGGCCCAGCTCGACGACATCGCGCTCGTCCGCGCCCGCCTGCGCTGCGCGACGGTGCTCCGCGCCCGCGAGCTACGCGGGACCGCCGAGGGACTGGCCGCATGGCGGCTCGCCGCGCTCACCGTCGGGGTGCTCGACCCCGCCCACGAACCGCTGGTCGCCGACGTCGCCAGCAGCCCGGGCGCCGCGGGCGAGCCGCTGGACGAGCTCGCCCGGGTCCGGGCGCTGCTGCGGCTCGGGCGTCCCGCCGCGGCCGCCGACGCCGCGAGCGGCCTCGCGGCCCGCTGGCGCGACCCGTCCGGCGCGGCGCTGGCGACCGCGCTCGCCGCCCAGGCCCGTCTCGAGCTCGACGATCCCGGTGCCGCGCAGCTGCTCGCCGACGAGGCGGTCGCCGCCGGGGGCACGGCGGCCGCGCTCGCGCACGCGGTCCGTGCCCACCTCCTGCACGACCGTGGCGAGCACGAGGCGGCCACGGCCGCCATCGAGCTCGGACGGGCCGCGGCCGACGCCGCCGGCGCCGATCACCGCCCGCACGTCGCCCTGGACCTGGCCGCCGGGACGGTCGCGCTCGCGACCGGCCAGGCCACCGCCGCCGCCGACCTCGGCCGCACCGCCGGCGACCGTCTGGCCCGCGTGCTCGACACCCACCCGGCCGGCGGCCCCTGGCGCCTGCTCGTCGCGCGCGCCCGCGTCGCCGAGGGCGACGCCCCCCAGGCCCGCCGGCTCGTCAGCGACACGCTGCTCGCCCTCGGTGGCGCCGAGTCGCCGGCCGTGCGGACGCTCGCGCTGCTCGTGCACGCCCGCACCGAGCAGGGCGCCGCGGCCACCGCGACGCGCGAGGAGGCCGCCGCGATCGCCGACCGGCACGGCCTCGCGCGCCTGGCCCGGATCGCGCGCGCCGACGGCTGGACCGGCGCCCCCGCCCCGGCGCCCGCCACCGCGCCCGCGGCCACGGCCGCCGCCCCGACCGTGGTCGACCTCGCCGCGCTCGGCCTCTCGCCGCGCGTCGCCGAGGTCGTGGCGCTCGTGGCCAAGGGCATGCGCGACGCCGAGATCGCCGACGCGCTCGGGATCGCCGTGCGCACGGTCAACCGGCACGTCGCCACCGCGCTGAAGACCACCGGGGCCCGCAACCGCGTCGCGCTCACCCGGCTCGTGCTCGGCCAGGACTGA
- a CDS encoding TetR/AcrR family transcriptional regulator has translation MARPRARLDLAVLADAFAADGLHGISAAELAQRLGVAKPTLYVHGTSKDSLFLLAVEAEVERVVDRLHGAERAAAGRTARDRATAAVRALLDHAAARPAGARLLHRTAHHESSTVADDVRAAVRRVPDRMAETLRRDLSADGLDPALAPFLARALHAGAHALAEVRPGERRPARAVLAATLAEIVPLPQAPGPEDWPTA, from the coding sequence ATGGCCCGTCCCCGCGCCCGTCTCGACCTCGCCGTCCTCGCCGACGCGTTCGCGGCCGACGGGCTGCACGGGATCTCCGCGGCGGAGCTCGCGCAGCGTCTCGGGGTCGCGAAGCCCACGCTGTACGTGCACGGGACCTCGAAGGATTCGCTGTTCCTGCTGGCCGTCGAGGCGGAGGTCGAGCGGGTGGTCGACCGCCTGCACGGGGCCGAGCGGGCCGCCGCGGGACGGACCGCGCGCGACCGGGCGACCGCCGCGGTCCGCGCGCTGCTGGACCACGCGGCCGCCCGTCCGGCGGGCGCCCGGCTGCTGCACCGCACCGCGCACCACGAGTCCTCGACGGTCGCCGATGACGTGCGCGCCGCCGTCCGCCGGGTGCCGGACCGGATGGCCGAGACGCTGCGCCGGGACCTCTCGGCGGACGGCCTGGACCCGGCGCTCGCGCCGTTCCTCGCCCGCGCGCTGCACGCGGGCGCCCACGCGCTCGCCGAGGTGCGGCCGGGGGAGCGGCGGCCGGCGCGCGCGGTGCTCGCCGCGACGCTCGCGGAGATCGTGCCGCTGCCGCAGGCGCCCGGACCGGAGGACTGGCCGACCGCGTGA
- a CDS encoding MFS transporter: MSTTIDRAGAPKAQRTFAPSGARGRWIDHWEPEDEHFWETTGKRIARKNLILSIFAENIGFSVWVLWTIIVLNLGNAGITMSISELFWLTAVPNLVGSFLRIPYTFAVPRFGGRLWTGISASLLLIPTLLLAFLVPSGWLLEQSHDTQFWVLLACAATAGFGGGNFSSSMANISFFYPEGKKGLALGLNAAGGNLGVAIAQLLVPLVLIIGVPAAAVKLPQHEVHLAYAGLMWMPFIVLAAIGAWLAMDSLTQAKADTSSYVKALGHGQTWIMSVLYIGTFGSFIGYSFALPLVIKNTFPEFLAQHQFIATYLAGLGFVGALLGSVSRPFGGWLSDRMGGARVTLACFLGMGVFTGLAMVGVQERSFGVFFAAYMAIFVLAGMGNGSTYRMIPSIFAELGRRNGGDAVDYKRRAAAVIGIAGAIGAFGGFLIQVAFRQASLDVAAAVKAAKDPAEKVAVAAANADWSIPALWVFLGAYVVLAALTWAVYLRRTSDTSRVPSFASAGV; the protein is encoded by the coding sequence ATGAGCACCACCATCGATCGGGCCGGCGCACCAAAGGCCCAGAGAACCTTCGCTCCGAGCGGCGCGCGCGGCCGCTGGATCGACCACTGGGAGCCCGAGGACGAGCACTTCTGGGAGACCACCGGCAAGCGGATCGCCCGGAAGAACCTGATCCTCTCGATCTTCGCCGAGAACATCGGGTTCAGCGTCTGGGTCCTCTGGACCATCATCGTCCTGAACCTCGGCAACGCCGGGATCACGATGTCGATCTCGGAGCTGTTCTGGCTCACCGCCGTCCCGAACCTCGTCGGCTCGTTCCTGCGGATCCCCTACACGTTCGCCGTCCCCCGCTTCGGCGGTCGCCTGTGGACCGGGATCAGCGCCTCGCTGCTGCTGATCCCGACGCTGCTGCTCGCGTTCCTCGTCCCCAGCGGCTGGCTGCTCGAGCAGTCCCACGACACCCAGTTCTGGGTGCTGCTCGCCTGCGCTGCGACGGCCGGCTTCGGTGGCGGCAACTTCTCCTCCTCGATGGCGAACATCTCGTTCTTCTACCCCGAGGGCAAGAAGGGCCTGGCGCTCGGCCTCAACGCGGCCGGCGGCAACCTCGGCGTGGCGATCGCCCAGCTGCTCGTCCCGCTGGTCCTCATCATCGGCGTCCCCGCCGCCGCCGTGAAGCTCCCGCAGCACGAGGTGCACCTCGCCTACGCGGGCTTGATGTGGATGCCGTTCATCGTCCTCGCGGCGATCGGTGCCTGGCTCGCCATGGACTCGCTCACGCAGGCCAAGGCGGACACGTCCTCCTACGTGAAGGCCCTCGGCCACGGCCAGACCTGGATCATGTCGGTCCTCTACATCGGCACCTTCGGCTCGTTCATCGGCTACTCGTTCGCGCTGCCGCTGGTGATCAAGAACACGTTCCCGGAGTTCCTCGCCCAGCACCAGTTCATCGCCACGTACCTCGCCGGGCTCGGCTTCGTCGGCGCGCTGCTCGGCTCGGTCTCGCGGCCGTTCGGCGGCTGGCTCAGCGACCGCATGGGCGGGGCGCGCGTGACGCTCGCCTGCTTCCTCGGGATGGGCGTCTTCACCGGGCTCGCCATGGTCGGCGTCCAGGAGCGCAGCTTCGGCGTGTTCTTCGCCGCGTACATGGCGATCTTCGTCCTGGCCGGCATGGGCAACGGCTCGACCTACCGCATGATCCCGTCGATCTTCGCGGAGCTCGGGCGGCGCAACGGCGGCGACGCGGTCGACTACAAGCGCCGCGCCGCCGCGGTGATCGGCATCGCCGGGGCGATCGGCGCCTTCGGCGGCTTCCTCATCCAGGTCGCGTTCCGGCAGGCGTCGCTCGACGTCGCCGCCGCGGTCAAGGCGGCGAAGGACCCCGCCGAGAAGGTCGCGGTCGCCGCCGCGAACGCCGACTGGTCGATCCCCGCCCTGTGGGTGTTCCTCGGCGCCTACGTCGTCCTCGCCGCCCTCACCTGGGCCGTGTACCTGCGGCGGACCTCGGACACCAGCCGCGTGCCGAGCTTCGCCTCCGCCGGGGTGTAG
- the nirB gene encoding nitrite reductase large subunit NirB, with protein sequence MFSTHGILVIGGGIAGQAVCEAVRARDTDVPVTLVCAEDHLPYDRVRLGDLLEETGSVQALRLRPDAWYEDAGITAITGARVTALSPDAGTATLSTGTVLHYDRVVLCTGSDALVPPMEGSAATGVEVFRDPADCAAILGAARSARHAAVIGGGLLGLEAAHALARGGTPVTLVHLVDRLMERQLDAPAAALLAPAIEALGVEVRLEHATREILTHGDGRAAGLRFADGTTLDCDLVVVAVGIRPQVALARDTGLTVERGIVVDDRLVTSHPNVLAVGECAQHRGVVHGIVAPIHDQAQVAADTLVGRPDAPAYTGSIPTAKLKVMGVDLVTAGAPEGEREVVVADAAAGTYRKLVCDPDGVVLGAVLLGDARGAELLMDAVRTGRTTDDPLALLAEASQATAAELPDSAQVCNCNGICKGEIVAAIRSGGLGSTQEVVNVTRAGAGCGSCKPVVSELLQIERAGAAEEPTYLCPCRKLTREAVGELVRTEDLCSVSEISAACGAGRDCGACKPGLSYLVEERQKVKFRQERHAKFINDRVHANIQNDGTFSVVPRIRGGVVTSDELRRFADVADKYELPMIKITGGQRIDLLGVKKEQLPAVWEDLGMTSGYAYAKAVRTVKTCVGTQFCRFGLGDAITVGIDLERAMEGLHTPHKVKAAVTGCPRNCSEAYVKDIGLVAIGDAAAPQWEIYVGGAAGASIRKGDLLTTVDSAEEAQRVALAYLQHYREHGEHLERTYGFQERVGLEAVQAVVLDPEQQTALLERFAIAKAACDPDPWQERYAPVHPKQFSELDSDPEGLDLVALAEAAR encoded by the coding sequence ATGTTCTCCACCCACGGCATCCTCGTCATCGGCGGCGGCATCGCCGGCCAGGCCGTCTGCGAGGCGGTCCGCGCCCGCGACACCGACGTCCCCGTGACGCTCGTCTGCGCCGAGGACCACCTCCCCTACGACCGCGTCCGGCTCGGCGACCTGCTCGAGGAGACCGGCTCCGTGCAGGCCCTGCGGCTGCGCCCCGACGCCTGGTACGAGGACGCGGGGATCACCGCGATCACCGGGGCGCGCGTCACCGCGCTGTCCCCCGACGCCGGCACGGCGACCCTGTCCACCGGCACCGTCCTGCACTACGACCGCGTCGTGCTCTGCACCGGCAGCGACGCGCTCGTGCCCCCCATGGAGGGCTCGGCCGCCACCGGCGTCGAGGTCTTCCGCGACCCGGCGGACTGCGCGGCCATCCTGGGCGCCGCGCGGTCCGCCCGGCACGCGGCGGTCATCGGCGGCGGGCTGCTGGGCCTCGAGGCCGCCCACGCGCTCGCCCGCGGCGGCACCCCGGTCACGCTCGTCCACCTCGTCGACCGGCTGATGGAACGCCAGCTCGACGCGCCCGCGGCCGCGCTGCTCGCGCCCGCGATCGAGGCGCTCGGCGTCGAGGTGCGGCTCGAGCACGCCACCCGCGAGATCCTCACCCACGGCGACGGGCGCGCCGCCGGACTGCGGTTCGCCGACGGCACGACGCTGGACTGCGACCTCGTTGTCGTGGCGGTGGGCATCCGCCCGCAGGTCGCCCTCGCCCGGGACACCGGCCTCACGGTCGAGCGCGGGATCGTCGTCGACGACCGGCTCGTGACCTCGCACCCGAACGTCCTCGCCGTCGGTGAGTGCGCGCAGCACCGCGGCGTCGTGCACGGGATCGTCGCCCCGATCCACGACCAGGCGCAGGTCGCGGCCGACACGCTCGTCGGGCGTCCCGACGCGCCCGCGTACACGGGCTCGATCCCGACCGCGAAGCTCAAGGTGATGGGCGTCGACCTCGTGACGGCCGGCGCCCCCGAGGGCGAGCGGGAGGTCGTGGTCGCCGACGCGGCCGCGGGCACCTACCGCAAGCTCGTCTGCGATCCCGACGGGGTCGTCCTGGGCGCGGTCCTGCTCGGCGACGCCCGCGGCGCCGAGCTGCTGATGGACGCGGTGCGGACCGGTCGCACCACCGACGACCCGCTGGCGCTGCTGGCCGAGGCGTCCCAGGCCACCGCCGCCGAGCTGCCCGACAGCGCGCAGGTCTGCAACTGCAACGGGATCTGCAAGGGCGAGATCGTCGCCGCCATCCGCAGCGGCGGGCTCGGCTCCACGCAGGAGGTCGTCAACGTCACCCGGGCGGGCGCGGGCTGCGGCTCCTGCAAGCCGGTCGTCAGCGAGCTGCTGCAGATCGAGCGCGCAGGCGCCGCCGAGGAGCCCACCTACCTGTGCCCGTGCCGCAAGCTCACCCGCGAGGCCGTCGGCGAGCTCGTCCGCACCGAGGACCTCTGCTCGGTCAGCGAGATCTCCGCCGCGTGCGGGGCCGGCCGCGACTGCGGCGCCTGCAAGCCCGGCCTGAGCTACCTCGTCGAGGAGCGCCAGAAGGTGAAGTTCCGCCAGGAGCGCCACGCGAAGTTCATCAACGACCGCGTGCACGCGAACATCCAGAACGACGGCACCTTCAGCGTCGTCCCGCGCATCCGTGGCGGCGTCGTCACCAGCGACGAGCTGCGCCGCTTCGCCGACGTCGCGGACAAGTACGAGCTGCCGATGATCAAGATCACCGGCGGCCAGCGCATCGACCTCCTCGGCGTCAAGAAGGAGCAGCTGCCCGCCGTGTGGGAGGACCTGGGGATGACCTCCGGCTACGCCTACGCGAAGGCGGTCCGCACCGTCAAGACCTGCGTCGGCACGCAGTTCTGCCGCTTCGGCCTCGGCGACGCGATCACGGTCGGCATCGACCTCGAACGCGCGATGGAGGGCCTGCACACGCCGCACAAGGTGAAGGCCGCCGTGACCGGCTGCCCGCGCAACTGCTCCGAGGCGTACGTGAAGGACATCGGCCTCGTCGCGATCGGGGACGCCGCCGCCCCGCAGTGGGAGATCTACGTCGGCGGCGCCGCCGGCGCGTCGATCCGCAAGGGCGACCTCCTCACGACCGTCGACTCCGCCGAGGAGGCCCAGCGGGTCGCGCTCGCCTACCTGCAGCACTACCGCGAGCACGGCGAGCACCTCGAGCGCACCTACGGCTTCCAGGAGCGCGTCGGGCTCGAGGCGGTCCAGGCGGTCGTGCTGGACCCCGAGCAGCAGACCGCGCTGCTCGAGCGGTTCGCGATCGCGAAGGCCGCCTGCGACCCCGACCCGTGGCAGGAGCGCTACGCGCCCGTCCACCCCAAGCAGTTCTCCGAGCTCGACAGCGATCCCGAGGGCCTCGACCTCGTCGCGCTCGCGGAGGCGGCCCGATGA
- the nirD gene encoding nitrite reductase small subunit NirD, whose translation MSTWTRIADVTDVPLLEGRSVELDGRRIAIFRLPDGWAATDAACPHRGGPLQDGIVADSCVTCPLHQRRFDLRSGAQVGGEDRVAVHEVEERDGGLWVRLAVAARVAA comes from the coding sequence ATGAGCACCTGGACCCGCATCGCCGACGTCACCGACGTGCCGCTGCTGGAGGGCCGCAGCGTCGAGCTGGACGGCCGCCGCATCGCGATCTTCCGCCTGCCCGACGGCTGGGCGGCCACCGACGCCGCGTGCCCCCACCGCGGCGGCCCGCTGCAGGACGGCATCGTCGCCGACAGCTGCGTGACCTGCCCGCTGCACCAGCGCCGCTTCGACCTGCGCAGCGGCGCGCAGGTCGGCGGGGAGGACCGCGTCGCCGTGCACGAGGTCGAGGAGCGGGACGGCGGCCTGTGGGTGCGGCTCGCCGTCGCCGCCCGGGTCGCCGCGTGA
- a CDS encoding nitrate reductase, whose amino-acid sequence MSLPAPPPATRTREVRTACPYCGTGCGLVAEVAGGRVQAVKGDPLHPVNRGATCRKPLRLPDALTAADRATTPLWRDALDARWRPRTWRQTAGELARRLQDVTRRHGPDAIALYLSGQMLTEDYYAASKLAKGFLGTNNVDSNSRLCMSSAVAGYTGALGSDGPPASYADLDQADHVLVLGSNTSACHPIVWSRIRRRRQEGATVTVIDPRATPTAQQADLHLAVRPGADLPLLSAMLHVLEGEGLLDEAFLSRHTEGAEEALAAAREWTPGRAAEVCGLDAEEIVRAARMFGGARRAMALWSMGANQSTVGTLKNRALINLCLATGNIGRPGTGPFSLTGQPNAMGGRESGGLAHLLPGYRLVTDPEHRAEMRRLWDLPADLPGISPAPGIPATELVEALEDDRVKIVWIIATNPAVSQPDAARFAAALRRAELVVVQDAYHPTETGALAHVVLPAAQWGEKDGTQTNSERRVSLVRKLVDPPGDALPDWEIFARVGRALGHPDAFGWRTAADVHAEYVTATAGRLCDQTGLSHERLRREGPLQWPVPARGVDGEDHAGTERLYTGRRFPTPTGRARLAPTPHAEPADRPGPEHPLVLTTGRVAHQWHTMTRTGKAKDLLAAEPEPFVELHPDDAATAGVADGELVLVRSPRGRATMRARVTDTVLPGVAFAPFHWGALHLPPGAGALNGVVARAIDPVSKQAELKASAVRIEPLGADRTAAAASADDPGARPRRLVVVGGGMAGMATVEAALANVPAGAPGFDVTIIGAESVAPYNRVLLSTYLAGGVGEHELALRHPDWLAARGVTLRLGVPARHVDTAARVVELADGDTVPYDDLVLATGSRPFVPPVRGADSGGVHVFRTTADAGAILERAARPEVRRAVVIGGGLLGLEAARALTERGLRVTVVHLADRLMEQQLDGPAASLLTRALAALRITVRVGARTQAIVPDEDGHVRAVALEGGEELPADLVVIAAGIRPDVDLARTAGLELDRGVLVDDELRTSAPGVRAVGECAEHRGHVYGLWAPLLDQARAAGASLAGQPAAFQGALPATTLKVAGIELFCCGRVLEEDGDEEVLALDTRQGRYRRLLLRDGRLEGAILLGDLRDARALRELLRDRGEVPASLLDGPAASANADAALAGAVDPAMNVCSCQGVTHGEIEHAIRDRGLTSVDQVAEHTRASTGCGGCRPDVAEILARLRSRAATPA is encoded by the coding sequence GTGAGCCTCCCGGCCCCGCCCCCCGCGACCCGCACCCGCGAGGTGCGGACCGCCTGCCCGTACTGCGGCACCGGCTGCGGCCTCGTCGCCGAGGTCGCCGGCGGCCGCGTGCAGGCGGTCAAGGGCGACCCGCTGCACCCGGTCAACCGCGGCGCGACGTGCCGCAAGCCGCTGCGGCTCCCGGACGCCCTCACCGCCGCCGACCGCGCCACCACCCCGCTCTGGCGGGACGCCCTCGACGCGCGCTGGCGACCGCGGACCTGGCGGCAGACCGCCGGGGAGCTCGCCCGCCGGCTGCAGGACGTCACCCGCCGTCACGGCCCCGACGCGATCGCGCTCTACCTCTCCGGTCAGATGCTGACCGAGGACTACTACGCGGCCTCGAAGCTCGCCAAGGGGTTCCTCGGCACCAACAACGTCGACTCGAACTCGCGGCTGTGCATGTCCAGCGCGGTCGCCGGCTACACCGGGGCGCTCGGCTCCGACGGGCCGCCCGCGTCCTACGCCGACCTCGACCAGGCCGACCACGTGCTCGTGCTCGGCTCCAACACCTCCGCCTGCCACCCGATCGTGTGGTCGCGCATCCGTCGCCGCCGCCAGGAGGGCGCGACCGTCACGGTGATCGACCCGCGCGCCACCCCGACCGCGCAGCAGGCCGACCTGCACCTCGCGGTGCGTCCCGGGGCGGACCTGCCGCTGCTCAGCGCGATGCTGCACGTCCTCGAGGGCGAGGGCCTGCTCGACGAGGCGTTCCTCAGCCGGCACACCGAGGGGGCCGAGGAGGCGCTCGCCGCCGCGCGCGAGTGGACCCCCGGCCGGGCGGCCGAGGTCTGCGGCCTGGACGCCGAGGAGATCGTGCGCGCCGCGCGCATGTTCGGCGGGGCCCGCCGCGCGATGGCGCTGTGGTCGATGGGCGCCAACCAGTCGACCGTCGGCACGCTGAAGAACCGCGCGCTGATCAACCTCTGCCTCGCGACCGGGAACATCGGCCGGCCCGGCACGGGACCGTTCTCGCTGACCGGCCAGCCCAACGCGATGGGTGGGCGCGAGTCCGGCGGGCTCGCGCACCTGCTCCCCGGCTACCGGCTGGTGACCGACCCCGAGCACCGCGCCGAGATGCGACGGCTGTGGGACCTGCCGGCCGACCTTCCCGGCATCTCGCCCGCGCCCGGCATCCCCGCGACCGAGCTCGTCGAGGCGCTCGAGGACGACCGCGTCAAGATCGTCTGGATCATCGCGACGAACCCCGCCGTCTCGCAGCCCGACGCGGCGCGCTTCGCGGCCGCCCTGCGCCGCGCGGAGCTCGTCGTCGTCCAGGACGCCTACCACCCGACCGAGACCGGGGCGCTCGCCCACGTGGTCCTCCCGGCCGCGCAGTGGGGGGAGAAGGACGGCACCCAGACCAACAGCGAGCGGCGCGTCTCGCTCGTGCGCAAGCTCGTCGACCCGCCCGGGGACGCGCTCCCCGACTGGGAGATCTTCGCGCGCGTCGGGCGGGCGCTCGGGCATCCCGACGCGTTCGGCTGGCGCACCGCGGCCGACGTGCACGCGGAGTACGTCACCGCGACCGCGGGACGGCTGTGCGACCAGACCGGCCTCTCGCACGAGCGACTGCGCCGCGAGGGACCGCTGCAGTGGCCGGTGCCCGCGCGCGGCGTCGACGGCGAGGACCACGCCGGGACCGAGCGCCTCTACACCGGCCGGCGCTTCCCCACCCCGACCGGCCGCGCGCGCCTCGCGCCGACCCCGCACGCCGAGCCCGCCGACCGGCCGGGTCCCGAGCACCCGCTCGTGCTGACGACCGGCCGGGTCGCCCACCAGTGGCACACGATGACGCGCACCGGCAAGGCGAAGGACCTGCTGGCCGCGGAGCCCGAGCCGTTCGTGGAGCTGCACCCCGACGACGCCGCCACCGCCGGGGTCGCCGACGGCGAGCTCGTGCTCGTCCGCTCGCCGCGCGGCCGTGCGACCATGCGCGCCCGCGTCACGGACACCGTCCTCCCCGGCGTCGCGTTCGCCCCGTTCCACTGGGGGGCGCTGCACCTGCCCCCCGGGGCCGGGGCGCTCAACGGCGTCGTCGCCCGCGCGATCGACCCGGTCTCCAAGCAGGCCGAGCTGAAGGCGAGCGCGGTGCGGATCGAGCCGCTCGGCGCCGACCGCACGGCCGCTGCCGCGTCCGCCGACGATCCCGGCGCGCGCCCGCGGCGGCTCGTCGTCGTCGGTGGAGGCATGGCGGGCATGGCGACCGTGGAGGCGGCGCTCGCCAACGTGCCCGCGGGCGCGCCCGGCTTCGACGTCACGATCATCGGGGCCGAGTCCGTCGCCCCCTACAACCGCGTGCTGCTGTCCACCTACCTCGCGGGCGGGGTCGGGGAGCACGAGCTCGCGCTGCGGCACCCCGACTGGCTGGCCGCGCGCGGTGTGACGCTGCGGCTCGGCGTGCCCGCCCGGCACGTCGACACCGCCGCCCGGGTCGTCGAGCTCGCCGACGGCGACACCGTCCCGTACGACGACCTCGTGCTGGCGACCGGCTCGCGACCGTTCGTCCCCCCGGTCCGCGGCGCGGACTCCGGCGGCGTGCACGTGTTCCGCACCACCGCCGACGCGGGCGCGATCCTCGAGCGGGCCGCGCGCCCCGAGGTCCGCCGCGCGGTCGTCATCGGCGGTGGCCTGCTCGGTCTCGAGGCCGCGCGGGCGCTGACCGAGCGCGGCCTGCGGGTCACCGTCGTGCACCTCGCCGACCGGCTGATGGAGCAGCAGCTCGACGGCCCCGCCGCCTCGCTGCTCACCCGGGCGCTCGCGGCGCTGCGGATCACCGTGCGGGTCGGGGCGCGCACGCAGGCGATCGTCCCCGACGAGGACGGCCACGTCCGCGCGGTCGCCCTGGAGGGCGGCGAGGAGCTGCCCGCCGACCTCGTCGTGATCGCCGCGGGCATCCGACCCGACGTGGACCTCGCCCGCACCGCCGGGCTCGAGCTCGACCGGGGCGTGCTGGTCGACGACGAGCTGCGCACGAGCGCCCCCGGCGTCCGGGCGGTCGGGGAGTGCGCCGAGCACCGCGGGCACGTGTACGGCCTGTGGGCGCCGCTGCTGGACCAGGCGCGGGCGGCCGGCGCGTCGCTCGCCGGGCAGCCCGCCGCCTTCCAGGGCGCACTCCCCGCCACGACCCTGAAGGTCGCGGGGATCGAGCTGTTCTGCTGTGGCCGGGTGCTCGAGGAGGACGGGGACGAAGAGGTCCTCGCGCTCGACACCCGCCAGGGCCGCTACCGCCGTCTGCTGCTGCGCGACGGCCGGCTCGAGGGCGCGATCCTCCTCGGCGACCTGCGCGACGCGCGGGCGCTGCGCGAGCTGCTGCGCGACCGCGGCGAGGTGCCCGCGTCGCTGCTGGACGGCCCCGCCGCGTCGGCGAACGCGGACGCCGCGCTGGCCGGCGCCGTCGACCCGGCGATGAACGTCTGCTCGTGCCAGGGCGTCACGCACGGCGAGATCGAGCACGCGATCCGCGACCGCGGGCTCACGAGCGTCGACCAGGTCGCCGAGCACACGCGCGCGTCGACCGGCTGTGGCGGCTGCCGCCCGGACGTCGCCGAGATCCTCGCGCGGCTGCGCTCCCGCGCGGCCACCCCGGCCTGA
- a CDS encoding GNAT family N-acetyltransferase — protein MRIDVQTSLEMRSPADLRPAAPPRIPADLTPVPPEKDDVNRRLYRGVGAAHAWTDRLSWTPERWAAWTASVTTHRALAAVHGVPCEAGFFELAVQPRGTVEIVIFGLLPDYHGLGLGGWLLTRAIEEAWALHPDGTRRVWVHTRRLDGPAALPNYRARGLRPFDALVSALP, from the coding sequence ATGAGGATCGACGTGCAGACCTCCCTGGAGATGCGCTCGCCGGCGGACCTGCGCCCGGCCGCGCCCCCACGCATCCCGGCCGACCTGACGCCCGTCCCGCCCGAGAAGGACGACGTGAACCGGCGCCTCTACCGCGGTGTCGGCGCCGCGCACGCGTGGACCGACCGGCTGTCGTGGACGCCGGAGCGGTGGGCGGCGTGGACGGCGTCGGTGACCACGCACCGCGCGCTCGCCGCGGTGCACGGCGTGCCGTGCGAGGCGGGCTTCTTCGAGCTGGCCGTCCAGCCGCGCGGGACCGTGGAGATCGTCATCTTCGGCCTGCTGCCCGACTACCACGGGCTCGGCCTCGGCGGCTGGCTGCTGACCCGCGCGATCGAGGAGGCGTGGGCGCTGCACCCGGACGGGACGCGTCGCGTGTGGGTCCACACCCGCCGCCTCGACGGCCCGGCGGCGCTGCCGAACTACCGGGCGCGCGGGCTGCGCCCGTTCGACGCGCTGGTGTCCGCGCTGCCCTGA